The genomic DNA CGAAAAGAATCGATGTCGTTGTTTGATGAAGCCGAAGCGGATCACCTGGAATCAAATAAGCCGTTGGCCGCGCGGATGCGGCCACGTGTGCTGACCGAGTTCGCCGGGCAACAGCAATTGTTAGGTGAGGGCAAACTGCTGCGACGGATGATCGACGCCCGTCAGCTTGGTTCGATCCTTTTTTTCGGCCCGCCAGGGACTGGAAAAACAACGCTCGCCGAACTGCTCGCTCACGAAACCGGCGGTCGTTTCCATTCGCTCAGTGCCGTGCTGTCGGGCGTTAAAGAACTTCGGGAAGTCTTATCGCAAGCCCGCGACGACGTGGCGGCGGGCGCCCCGCGGCCGATCTTATTCATCGATGAGATCCACCGTTTCAACAAATCGCAACAGGACGCGTTGCTTCCGGACGTCGAAGCGGGAATCGTGACGTTGGTCGGGGCGACGACCAGCAACCCGTACTTTGCCATCAACGCGGCGTTGATCAGCCGATCGCAAGTGTTTCAATTCGAACCACTGAACAACGATGACATTGTCGATCTGTTGCAACGCGCGATTCGAACGCCTCAACGCGGCCTGGGGGATATTCCAATCGAAGCCGAGCCCGAAGCGCTTCAATACATCGCCACGATGGTCGAAGGGGACGCTCGAAAGGCGCTTGGGGCGCTCGAGATCGGCGTGCTCAGCAGCTCCCAACGGCCGGTCCGTTTCGACCTGAAACTGGCTAGCGAATCGTTGCAGCAAAAGTCGATTCGTTACGACGGCAGCGGGGATGAACACTACGACATGGCCAGCGCGTTGATCAAAAGCCTTCGCGGCAGCGATCCGGATGCCTCGCTGTATTGGTTGGCGCGGATGTTGGAAGGGGGCGAAGATATCCGGTTTTTATGTCGGCGGTTGGTGATTCTGGCCAGCGAAGACATCGGCAACGCCGACCCTCAGGCGCTGCCGCTGGCCGTTGCCGCGATGCAGGCATGCGAATTTATCGGACTGCCCGAATGCCAACTGACACTCAGCCAAACGGTGATCTATTTAGCCTTGGCGCCGAAGAGCAACTCCGCCACGACGGCGATCGGCAACGCACGGCAGGAAGTTCGCAAAGGGGATTTAGTCCCCGTGCCCGTCGCTCTTCGCGACAAACATTACCAAGGGGCCCGCGACTTGGGGCATGGCGAAGGCTATCTATACGCCCATAATCATCCCGACGGGATCGCCGCGATGGACTATCTGGGGATCGATCGTGAATTTTACACCCCCTCGGGGCGAGGATTTGAAGAACAACTGGCAGCACGACTGTTAACGATTCGCGAAAAGTTGAAACAGGCAAAGTAGCTGGCATCGATCCCACCACCCGCACCACTAAAACCGCCTCAATGGCGAACAACCGGCACTTAAAGGTCATTCCCTGCACGGCGGGTGGGCAGAAATCACCTCGCCGAGACGATCTATGGTGTATCTTTAGAGGGCCCCCAAACGTCGCTGCATGCTTGCAGCGCGAATTTCCGACCACACGCCACGGGCAACAACCTCCCCCAAAGATACGGGCTTTCGAGTTGATTTGAATTCACTGCCCTCCCGCCGTTTTGGATTGCGGGACATAATTGTCGGCATCCCGAAACACGACAGCATATTTACGCAGTTCAGGCCCCCCTCGCCTGATACGTCGCAAACCGATCGCGTGGTTGACGTGCTGCTGCTCCCACTGAACAACGAAGCGTAACGGAATCCTACACTGTGAATCTGGAAAGCTTTTTCGCCCCGTACAATCCGCCCCGCACCCACTTTGTCGATATCATTCGGTATTGGACCGAGCAGCAGCCCGATGCGCCGGCCTTCTATTCGACCGATGGCGATGGTGGAGACGACGATGCGATGCTGACCTATGCCCAATTGTGGGAACGGGTACGCGCGCTGGCCGGTTACTTGCAACAACGTGGAGCCACCGGCGGTCGCGTTCTGCTACTGTATCCACCGGGGTTGGAATTTGTCGTTGGTTTCTTCGCTTGCCACGCCGCCGGTGCCACTGCGGTGCCGGCCTACCCGCCTCGCCGCAATCGAAAAGCCACTCGGATCCATTCGATTTCGAAAGATTCCGGTGCGGGCTTCGCGCTGTCGGTCGAATCGGTGATCGAACAGATTCGCAGCAACAAAGACCAAGCGGCCGATCTGTCGGCGATCGAAATGATCGCCAGCGACGACCCGAGCAATGCAGCGGCTGATGCGTGGAAGATGCCTACCATCGCAGCAGACGACATCGCGATGTTGCAATACACCTCGGGATCGACCGGCGATCCCAAAGGCGTGATGTTGACGCATGGCAACCTGATCGCCAACTGTGAATACATCGTTCACGCGTTCACCCCAACCCGCGCCGGTTCGGGCGCATCGTGGCTGCCCACCTATCACGACATGGGGCTTGTCGGGGGCGTGCTGAAGCCTTTGTTCTACGGCCGGCCCAACGTGCTGATGAGCCCGATGGCATTCCTGCAGAAACCGGTTCGCTGGTTGCAGATGATCAGCAAGTACAAGGTCTCGATCAGCGGCGGCCCCAACTTTGCGTATCAGTTGTGCGTCGAAAAAGTCACTCCCGAAGAGATCGACACGTTGGACTTGTCGTCTTGGGAGGTAGCCTTCAACGGGGCCGAACCAGTTCGCCCGACCACCATCGACGCCTTTGCCGAGAAGTTTGCCCGCGTAGGCTTCCGCCGCGACGCATTCCTGCCCTG from Rosistilla carotiformis includes the following:
- a CDS encoding replication-associated recombination protein A translates to MSLFDEAEADHLESNKPLAARMRPRVLTEFAGQQQLLGEGKLLRRMIDARQLGSILFFGPPGTGKTTLAELLAHETGGRFHSLSAVLSGVKELREVLSQARDDVAAGAPRPILFIDEIHRFNKSQQDALLPDVEAGIVTLVGATTSNPYFAINAALISRSQVFQFEPLNNDDIVDLLQRAIRTPQRGLGDIPIEAEPEALQYIATMVEGDARKALGALEIGVLSSSQRPVRFDLKLASESLQQKSIRYDGSGDEHYDMASALIKSLRGSDPDASLYWLARMLEGGEDIRFLCRRLVILASEDIGNADPQALPLAVAAMQACEFIGLPECQLTLSQTVIYLALAPKSNSATTAIGNARQEVRKGDLVPVPVALRDKHYQGARDLGHGEGYLYAHNHPDGIAAMDYLGIDREFYTPSGRGFEEQLAARLLTIREKLKQAK